The Halobacterium sp. CBA1132 genome has a segment encoding these proteins:
- a CDS encoding alcohol dehydrogenase catalytic domain-containing protein: protein MRAAAFTELTGPDGVGVVDRPAPEPGAGDAVVDVEACAINRHDLWILEGDSAMVDADDLPFVSGLDVAGTVRGVGEDVTGVEPGDRVVLCPNETCGECEFCREGPENLCAEFSLFHGGLAEQARVDASRLVVLPDGLDTTTAAALPTAYVTAYHMLRRAEVGPTDLVFVPGVTGGVGVAAVQLADVLGARTVGTSSSQSKLDRVTGLGLDHAIRGTDTDELRAEVEAVGTPDAVLNHLGGEYTELGQRVLRRGGRMVVCGRTAGGRSEIDVADLFLGHKRIIGSTMGTQGDLETLVDLAASGDLSPEIDETYALEETGAAFAAMQNRDTVGKIVVTP from the coding sequence ATGCGTGCCGCAGCATTCACCGAGTTGACCGGCCCCGACGGCGTCGGCGTCGTCGACCGACCGGCCCCCGAACCGGGCGCCGGCGACGCCGTCGTCGACGTGGAAGCGTGCGCCATCAACCGCCACGACCTCTGGATTCTGGAGGGCGACTCCGCGATGGTCGACGCCGACGACCTCCCGTTCGTCAGCGGCCTCGACGTCGCCGGCACCGTACGCGGCGTCGGCGAGGACGTCACGGGTGTCGAACCCGGCGACCGCGTCGTGCTCTGCCCCAACGAGACGTGCGGGGAGTGCGAGTTCTGCCGGGAGGGTCCCGAGAACCTCTGTGCGGAGTTCTCGCTGTTCCACGGCGGCCTCGCCGAGCAAGCGCGAGTGGACGCCAGCCGACTCGTCGTGCTCCCCGACGGCCTCGACACGACCACCGCGGCGGCGCTGCCGACGGCGTACGTGACCGCCTACCACATGCTCCGCCGCGCCGAGGTCGGGCCGACCGACCTCGTGTTCGTCCCGGGCGTCACGGGCGGTGTCGGCGTCGCTGCGGTCCAACTCGCGGACGTACTCGGCGCGCGAACGGTCGGCACGTCGTCCTCGCAGTCGAAACTCGACCGCGTGACCGGCCTCGGACTCGACCACGCGATTCGCGGAACTGACACGGACGAACTCCGAGCGGAAGTGGAGGCCGTCGGCACCCCGGACGCCGTGCTCAACCACCTCGGCGGCGAGTACACCGAACTCGGCCAGCGCGTGCTCCGCCGCGGCGGACGCATGGTCGTCTGCGGGCGGACCGCGGGTGGGCGCTCGGAAATCGACGTTGCGGACCTGTTCCTCGGTCACAAGCGAATCATCGGCTCCACGATGGGGACGCAGGGCGACCTCGAAACACTCGTCGACCTCGCGGCGAGCGGCGACCTCTCCCCGGAAATCGACGAGACCTACGCGCTCGAAGAAACCGGCGCGGCGTTCGCCGCGATGCAGAACCGCGACACCGTGGGGAAAATCGTCGTCACGCCCTAG
- a CDS encoding ATP-dependent helicase, whose product MNVRGEVTDVDEVRSVNTQYGDRDVLDVHVRPDADSDAAADDPGASVRVTLWGKWTETVQYLEPGMELLVTEAEEEEWNGDVQYSTSKESYVVVEPDFLVDVTNIRSFVQCPRLYYLNKLSGLPLKYPVTKGTIVHEVFGDLLRGRDLDDAVAERVDDAGLELGLLGRDREEVEADVRANAAAIEGWLQQGHLSGDGGTTEERAEGWRAGDDWRSEYTLISETFGIKGRCDAIRRGMPVELKTGKNTNRDPRFHDKVQAACYALMLDDRGVNADTGTLLYTKNAAVDRSEASGDLSPAKEFSIGKGFLEFVVRQRNHLAAIEHEESPPTGFEADAKCEYCFEQDTCMVVSGRLDQESKAGQLGEPLPEDERAYFDDIYAAIERERDSVHDEYRKLWEQTAEERAADDRAVVDLEPAGNEELPDGRWRLTAKRPTAAASKIRQGDRVLASDGDPVRGTAEMARVETLSPERVVVTADEPVDLRRLDVYPSELSVDRMLTALHDGLLKGDQRRKDVLFDRESPDFADEEYSVVDNNDAQNEAVSKALNAEDFALVHGPPGTGKTYTIATLIREFVERGDRVLLSAFTNRAVDNALEALREQGFSDIVRVGTSNGIREDMQDLRLNQSGDPAECARALQTADVVAATTATSGSRVMREQEFDVVLVDEASQLTEPDTLAAINRGERFVLVGDHEQLPPVVRSGGRLSKSLFERLHETYPEASVMLDQQYRMSQRIQAFSSEEFYDGRLRPATGEVAGQTLADSGVETGGSVQNGVSFHDVPGTSDAHVDPAEAERVGEIVREYVDAGVDPAKVGVIAPFRAQVAEIGRRVPEGVTVDTVDRFQGSSKEVVVVSFVATGSLDGPIFEDHRRVNVALTRAKKSLVLVGDETALRSEPLYDRMVDWASLD is encoded by the coding sequence GTGAACGTACGGGGCGAGGTGACCGACGTCGACGAGGTGCGGTCGGTGAACACGCAGTACGGCGACCGGGACGTGCTCGACGTCCACGTCCGGCCGGACGCGGACAGCGACGCGGCCGCCGACGACCCCGGGGCGTCCGTGCGCGTGACGCTGTGGGGGAAGTGGACGGAGACCGTCCAGTACCTCGAACCCGGGATGGAGCTGCTGGTGACCGAAGCCGAGGAAGAGGAGTGGAACGGCGACGTGCAGTACTCGACGAGCAAGGAGTCGTACGTCGTCGTCGAGCCGGACTTCCTCGTGGACGTGACGAACATCCGGTCGTTCGTGCAGTGTCCGCGCCTCTACTACCTGAACAAGCTCTCCGGGCTCCCCCTCAAATATCCGGTGACGAAGGGGACCATCGTCCACGAGGTGTTCGGGGACCTGCTCCGGGGCCGCGATTTGGACGACGCGGTCGCCGAGCGCGTGGACGACGCCGGTCTCGAACTCGGCCTCCTGGGCCGCGACCGCGAGGAAGTGGAGGCCGACGTGCGCGCGAACGCCGCGGCCATCGAGGGATGGCTCCAGCAGGGCCACCTCTCAGGGGACGGCGGCACGACCGAGGAGCGCGCGGAGGGCTGGCGCGCGGGCGACGACTGGCGCTCGGAGTACACCCTGATTTCGGAGACGTTCGGCATCAAGGGTCGCTGTGACGCCATCCGTCGCGGGATGCCCGTCGAACTGAAGACGGGGAAGAACACGAACCGCGACCCGCGCTTCCACGACAAGGTGCAGGCGGCGTGTTACGCGCTGATGTTGGACGACCGCGGCGTGAACGCCGACACCGGAACCCTCCTGTACACGAAGAACGCGGCCGTCGACCGCAGCGAGGCCTCCGGCGACCTCTCGCCCGCCAAGGAGTTCTCCATCGGGAAGGGGTTCCTCGAATTCGTGGTGCGCCAGCGCAACCACCTCGCGGCCATCGAGCACGAGGAGAGTCCACCGACGGGGTTCGAGGCGGACGCCAAGTGCGAGTACTGCTTCGAGCAGGACACCTGCATGGTCGTGTCGGGTCGCCTCGACCAAGAGTCGAAGGCCGGCCAACTCGGCGAGCCGCTCCCCGAGGACGAACGCGCGTACTTCGACGACATCTACGCCGCAATCGAGCGCGAGCGCGACTCCGTCCACGACGAGTACCGCAAGCTCTGGGAGCAGACGGCCGAAGAGCGCGCGGCCGACGACCGCGCAGTCGTGGACCTCGAACCCGCGGGCAATGAGGAGCTGCCGGACGGCCGCTGGCGGCTGACCGCGAAGCGACCGACCGCCGCAGCGTCCAAGATTCGACAGGGCGACCGCGTGCTCGCCTCCGACGGCGACCCCGTGCGGGGGACCGCGGAGATGGCGCGCGTGGAGACGCTCTCCCCGGAGCGCGTCGTCGTCACCGCCGACGAACCCGTCGATCTCCGGCGCCTCGACGTCTACCCCTCCGAGTTGAGCGTCGACCGGATGCTCACCGCACTCCACGATGGACTCCTGAAGGGCGACCAGCGCCGCAAAGACGTGCTTTTCGACCGGGAGAGCCCGGACTTCGCGGACGAGGAGTACAGCGTCGTCGACAACAACGACGCGCAGAACGAAGCCGTCAGCAAGGCGTTGAACGCCGAGGACTTCGCGCTCGTCCACGGGCCGCCGGGCACGGGGAAGACGTACACCATCGCGACGCTGATTCGGGAATTCGTCGAGCGCGGCGACCGCGTGCTGCTGTCGGCGTTCACGAACCGCGCCGTGGACAACGCGCTCGAAGCGCTGCGCGAGCAGGGGTTCTCCGACATCGTGCGCGTCGGAACCTCGAACGGAATCCGCGAGGACATGCAGGACCTCCGACTGAACCAGTCCGGCGACCCCGCGGAGTGTGCGCGAGCCCTCCAGACCGCCGACGTCGTCGCCGCCACCACCGCCACGAGCGGGTCCCGGGTGATGCGCGAGCAGGAGTTCGACGTGGTGCTCGTCGACGAGGCCAGCCAGCTCACCGAACCGGACACGCTCGCGGCCATCAACCGCGGCGAGCGCTTCGTGCTCGTCGGCGACCACGAGCAACTCCCGCCAGTGGTGCGCTCGGGCGGCCGCCTATCGAAGTCGCTGTTCGAGCGCCTCCACGAAACATACCCGGAGGCCTCGGTGATGCTCGACCAGCAGTACCGGATGAGCCAGCGGATTCAGGCGTTCTCCTCGGAGGAGTTCTACGACGGGCGACTCCGGCCCGCAACGGGCGAAGTAGCTGGGCAGACGCTCGCCGATTCGGGGGTGGAGACGGGCGGTTCCGTCCAGAACGGAGTCTCTTTCCACGACGTACCCGGGACGAGCGACGCGCACGTCGACCCCGCGGAGGCCGAGCGCGTCGGCGAAATCGTCCGCGAGTACGTCGACGCGGGCGTCGACCCCGCCAAGGTCGGCGTCATCGCGCCGTTCCGCGCGCAGGTCGCGGAAATCGGGCGGCGCGTCCCGGAGGGCGTCACTGTCGACACAGTCGACCGCTTCCAAGGCTCCTCGAAGGAAGTCGTGGTCGTGTCGTTCGTGGCGACGGGGAGCCTCGACGGCCCCATCTTCGAGGACCACCGGCGCGTGAACGTCGCGCTCACTCGCGCGAAGAAGAGCCTCGTGCTCGTCGGCGACGAGACGGCGCTGCGCTCGGAGCCGCTGTACGACCGGATGGTCGACTGGGCGAGCCTCGACTAG
- a CDS encoding sensor histidine kinase KdpD yields MAKRERDRPAASVAHWWFFAYAVLGYVAAVGYGFHVDWTVAVGLEALIVGALATTLVYSGVDAESRDISPTGVVRAAGLTLLTGVAFSLLAVAVALVWQLEGHPVVDTEFMVVFAMWLGLAVGAQTSLYAVAAEEKRTRLADLVKLLTMNQRVLRHNLRNGLSVVDGHLQNLEDKVGDGDEDVTVARNHVTELLENSERTRRILDIWESNACREQDAGAVLAHAVERLRERYPEADVEVETSDDAVVSAHPAFADALYEVLSNAVEHNDDVHITASVTNPPGDDVVVSVSDTGSGIPGHQYHVLDQPEETELSHVSGLGLWLVYWTVRESGGSVDFTDDGEGTTVRFRLPDATARPGLWERLVGRVR; encoded by the coding sequence ATGGCGAAACGGGAGCGCGACCGACCGGCAGCCTCGGTCGCGCACTGGTGGTTTTTCGCGTACGCGGTCCTCGGGTACGTCGCCGCCGTCGGCTACGGGTTCCACGTGGATTGGACCGTCGCGGTGGGGCTGGAGGCGCTCATCGTCGGCGCGCTCGCGACGACGCTCGTCTACTCTGGCGTGGACGCGGAGAGCCGCGACATCAGCCCGACGGGGGTCGTTCGCGCGGCGGGATTGACCCTGTTGACCGGCGTGGCGTTCTCGCTGCTCGCGGTCGCCGTCGCGCTCGTCTGGCAACTGGAGGGCCACCCGGTCGTCGACACCGAGTTCATGGTCGTGTTCGCGATGTGGCTCGGGCTCGCGGTCGGCGCGCAGACGAGCCTCTACGCGGTCGCCGCCGAGGAGAAGCGGACGCGGCTGGCGGACCTCGTGAAACTGCTCACGATGAACCAGCGCGTCCTCCGGCACAATCTCCGCAACGGGCTGTCGGTCGTCGACGGCCACCTCCAGAACCTCGAAGACAAGGTCGGCGACGGCGACGAGGACGTCACGGTCGCGCGCAACCACGTCACCGAGTTGCTGGAGAACAGCGAGCGCACGCGCCGCATCTTGGACATCTGGGAGAGCAATGCCTGCCGCGAGCAGGACGCCGGCGCCGTCCTCGCGCACGCCGTCGAACGGCTCCGCGAGCGCTACCCCGAAGCCGACGTGGAAGTCGAGACTAGCGATGACGCGGTGGTGTCGGCGCACCCGGCGTTCGCGGACGCGCTCTACGAAGTCCTCTCGAACGCCGTCGAACACAACGACGACGTACACATCACGGCGTCCGTGACGAACCCGCCGGGCGACGACGTTGTCGTGTCGGTCTCGGACACGGGTTCGGGCATCCCCGGCCACCAGTACCACGTGCTCGACCAGCCCGAGGAGACGGAGCTCTCGCACGTCAGCGGCCTCGGCCTCTGGCTGGTCTACTGGACGGTCCGTGAATCCGGCGGCAGCGTCGACTTCACCGACGACGGGGAGGGGACGACAGTCCGGTTCCGGCTACCTGACGCGACGGCGCGCCCCGGGCTCTGGGAGCGCCTCGTCGGGCGCGTCCGATAG
- a CDS encoding ATP-dependent helicase: MGPESEAATRSADDHQSSDREILDALDPAVREWWVDRFGPPEQDGGCLTPPQREAIPLIHGGENALVAAPTGSGKTLASFTAILNELFEREQAEGLDNEVYCLYVSPLKSLANDIERNLANPLDGIAGRLAERGVETDVRQAIRHGDTSDYERQQMLESTPHILNTTPETLAILLNSPKFREKLRSVEYVVVDEIHSLADSKRGTHLSVSLERLQRLAGGFTRIGCSATVEPLGDIARFLVGFDSAESRSADEPSGQRPRGSGDARECEIVDARFARDYDLQLSCPTPDLVNASTGAVNDAFYDELGDLVADNDSTLVFTNTRSGAERVLENLRERGVVDDEESACHHGSLSKDRRTEVEQQLKEGSLSVTTTSTSLELGIDMPHIDLVVQVGSPKSVASLLQRVGRAGHRPGRTVTGRVIALDRDELVECAVMLQQAEQGFVDRVHIPERAHDVAAQHVYGMAIEGPLPEREVRATLRSAYPYREYTDADFESLFRYLTAGYDGLEDRNVYAKIWRDENDPPGGDDGDPEDPTSGTHHYPDFEVGERLIGKRGRLARPILLQNLGTIPDSFAVNVHVRGDDEWVGQLDESYLDTLEAGDVFVLGGDRFAYRYRRGSKVYVDRTSERATVPSWFSERLPLSYDLGREIARFQTELVERYDEGGAPAVRRWLREFPVDANAVRALARMYDDQIQYAGVESVSTTDRIAVEEVKDRDEYRRRYHVRTPYGRRFNDGLSRLLAYRCANEANANVAVSVADNGFTLAMPLNRKVDVAQLLRKTDPETARETLRAALDGTDLLQRYFRIDATRSLLVLKRYKGREKSASKQQVASEMLLGFAEGLEDFAVLDETYRELIEDKLDLAGVREVLAGVQSGDIEVTETTLQSPSPLSFGLATLSASDVVLADDEDAVLRAFHERVREHVDD; this comes from the coding sequence ATGGGTCCCGAGTCGGAGGCGGCGACGCGGTCGGCAGACGACCATCAGTCCTCGGACCGCGAGATTCTGGACGCGCTCGACCCCGCAGTCCGGGAGTGGTGGGTCGACCGCTTCGGGCCGCCCGAGCAGGACGGCGGCTGTCTGACGCCGCCCCAGCGGGAGGCGATTCCGCTGATTCACGGGGGCGAGAACGCGCTCGTTGCCGCGCCGACTGGGTCGGGGAAGACGCTCGCGTCGTTCACCGCAATTTTGAACGAACTGTTCGAGCGCGAGCAGGCGGAAGGACTGGACAACGAGGTCTACTGCCTGTACGTGTCGCCGCTGAAGTCGCTCGCGAACGACATCGAGCGCAACCTCGCGAACCCGCTGGACGGTATCGCGGGGCGACTCGCGGAGCGCGGCGTCGAGACGGACGTCCGGCAGGCGATTCGCCACGGTGACACCTCCGACTACGAGCGCCAGCAGATGCTGGAGTCGACGCCGCACATTCTCAATACGACGCCGGAGACGCTGGCGATTCTGCTGAACTCGCCGAAGTTCCGGGAGAAGCTCCGCAGCGTCGAGTACGTGGTCGTCGACGAGATTCACAGCCTCGCCGACTCCAAGCGGGGGACGCACCTCTCGGTGAGCCTCGAACGCCTCCAGCGACTCGCCGGCGGGTTCACTCGCATCGGCTGTTCGGCGACGGTGGAGCCGCTCGGAGACATCGCTCGGTTCCTCGTCGGATTCGACAGCGCGGAGTCTCGTTCTGCGGACGAGCCGAGCGGGCAGCGTCCGCGAGGCAGCGGCGACGCTCGCGAGTGCGAAATCGTGGACGCGCGGTTCGCGCGCGACTACGACCTCCAGTTGTCGTGCCCGACGCCGGACCTCGTGAACGCCTCGACGGGCGCCGTCAACGACGCGTTCTACGACGAACTCGGTGACCTCGTCGCAGACAACGACAGCACGCTCGTGTTCACGAACACGCGCTCGGGCGCCGAGCGCGTCCTCGAGAACCTCCGCGAGCGCGGCGTCGTCGATGACGAGGAGTCCGCGTGCCACCACGGCAGCCTCTCGAAGGACCGGCGCACCGAGGTCGAACAGCAGTTGAAGGAGGGGTCGCTGTCGGTGACCACGACGTCCACGAGCCTCGAACTCGGTATCGACATGCCCCACATCGACCTCGTGGTGCAGGTGGGCTCCCCCAAATCCGTCGCCAGTCTCCTCCAGCGCGTCGGGCGCGCGGGCCACCGACCCGGCCGGACGGTGACTGGGAGAGTCATCGCGCTCGACCGGGACGAACTCGTGGAGTGCGCGGTGATGCTCCAGCAGGCCGAACAGGGATTCGTGGACCGCGTCCACATCCCCGAGCGCGCGCACGACGTCGCCGCACAGCACGTCTACGGCATGGCAATCGAGGGACCGCTCCCCGAGCGCGAGGTGCGGGCGACGCTGCGGTCGGCGTACCCGTATCGCGAGTACACGGACGCGGACTTCGAGAGCCTGTTCCGGTACCTCACGGCGGGCTACGACGGTCTCGAAGACCGGAACGTGTACGCGAAAATCTGGCGGGACGAGAACGACCCGCCGGGGGGCGACGACGGCGACCCGGAGGACCCGACGTCGGGCACGCACCACTACCCGGACTTCGAGGTGGGCGAGCGACTCATCGGGAAGCGCGGTCGGCTCGCGCGCCCGATTCTCCTCCAGAACCTCGGGACGATTCCGGACTCGTTCGCGGTGAACGTCCACGTGCGCGGCGACGACGAGTGGGTCGGCCAACTCGACGAGAGTTACCTCGACACGCTCGAAGCCGGGGACGTGTTCGTGCTCGGCGGGGATCGGTTCGCGTACCGCTACCGCCGCGGGTCGAAGGTGTACGTCGACCGGACGAGCGAGCGCGCGACCGTGCCGTCGTGGTTCTCCGAGCGCCTCCCGCTGTCGTACGACCTCGGCCGGGAAATCGCGCGCTTCCAGACCGAGCTAGTCGAGCGGTACGACGAGGGCGGTGCGCCCGCCGTGCGGCGGTGGTTGCGCGAGTTCCCCGTGGACGCGAACGCGGTGCGCGCGCTCGCCCGGATGTACGACGACCAGATTCAGTACGCGGGCGTCGAGAGCGTCAGCACGACCGACCGCATCGCCGTCGAAGAGGTCAAGGACCGCGACGAGTACCGGCGGCGCTACCACGTGCGAACGCCGTACGGCCGGCGGTTCAACGACGGCCTCTCGCGGCTGTTGGCCTACCGCTGTGCGAACGAGGCGAACGCGAACGTCGCCGTCTCCGTGGCGGACAACGGCTTCACGCTCGCGATGCCGCTGAACCGCAAAGTCGACGTGGCACAACTCCTGCGGAAGACCGACCCGGAGACGGCCCGCGAGACGCTGCGCGCGGCGCTCGACGGCACCGACCTCCTCCAGCGGTACTTCCGCATCGACGCGACCCGGTCGCTGCTCGTGTTGAAGCGCTACAAGGGCCGCGAGAAGTCCGCGAGCAAACAACAGGTCGCAAGCGAGATGCTGCTCGGGTTCGCGGAGGGCCTCGAAGACTTCGCCGTGCTCGACGAGACGTACCGCGAGCTAATCGAGGACAAACTCGATTTGGCGGGCGTTCGCGAGGTGCTGGCGGGCGTCCAGTCGGGCGATATCGAGGTCACGGAGACGACGCTGCAGTCGCCGTCGCCGCTGTCGTTCGGGCTGGCGACCCTCTCGGCGAGCGACGTGGTGCTCGCCGACGACGAGGACGCGGTGCTGCGCGCGTTCCACGAGCGCGTCCGCGAGCACGTCGACGACTGA